One genomic region from Epinephelus moara isolate mb chromosome 8, YSFRI_EMoa_1.0, whole genome shotgun sequence encodes:
- the si:dkey-1k23.3 gene encoding heat shock protein beta-1 gives MSEEAKTEPSCGEHSEGVPWYSLRKWWQSSRLFNQDVGLPPVLEPGDLRWMDVDRLQRSLAACSWPGYIPAPMFVPYISGSMHHPGQKISKEQYKWRVSLDVSHFFPSEISLSVRDGFLEVGGKHEERPDEHGFIARCFTRKYRLPPEIDATKIASTLSVDGILTVEAPVSETSVPATVIIPIKVELEATAEKQEKEEAPDAKPGAPEASDSPSAQGEGEESPLEVRGDQAQPGSATDGLQQHEERREQEEEETHEKPAGESHPSAPVGGEDPDSLQDSSQQHEAQDAEESKQPEHKEAAVDGEIQVMAGSGEAAEEIAHPEEPELGKSPPSEVQSQELEAPDIKQEGTE, from the exons ATGAGCGAAGAGGCCAAAACAGAGCCGTCATGTGGGGAGCACAGCGAAGGTGTCCCCTGGTACTCCCTGAGAAAATGGTGGCAGTCCAGCAGGCTTTTCAATCAGGATGTTGGCCTGCCGCCTGTCCTGGAGCCAGGGGACCTTCGGTGGATGGATGTGGACCGGCTCCAGAGGAGTCTGGCAGCCTGTTCCTGGCCAGGGTACATACCCGCTCCAATGTTTGTGCCCTACATCTCTGGGTCGATGCATCATCCCGGCCAGAAGATTAGTAAGGAGCAGTACAAGTGGAGGGTCAGCCTGGATGTGTCTCACTTCTTCCCCTCAGAGATTTCTCTCAGTGTCAGAGACGGATTCCTGGAGGTCGGAG GGAAACACGAGGAGAGGCCAGACGAGCATGGATTTATTGCCAGATGTTTTACAAGGAAATACAG GCTCCCACCTGAGATCGATGCAACCAAAATAGCCTCCACCCTTTCTGTCGATGGCATCCTGACTGTGGAAGCTCCAGTTTCCGAAACCTCTGTTCCTGCAACCGTCATCATTCCCATAAAG GTGGAGCTGGAGGCGACTGCAGAGAAACAGGAGAAAGAAGAAGCCCCTGATGCAAAACCAGGGGCACCTGAGGCCTCGGATTCTCCATCTGCACAGGGTGAAGGCGAAGAGTCTCCATTAGAGGTCCGTGGCGATCAGGCCCAACCTGGCAGCGCcacagatgggctacagcagcatgaagagaggagggaacaggaggaggaggagacccaTGAAAAGCCAGCTGGAGAGTCCCACCCTTCAGCGCCTGTCGGTGGCGAAGACCCAGACAGTCTTCAAGATTCTTCTCAGCAGCATGAAGCCCAGGATGCAGAAGAGTCCAAGCAGCCAGAACACAAAGAAGCAGCTGTGGATGGAGAGATCCAGGTAATGGCAGGCTCAGGGGAGGCTGCTGAGGAGATCGCCCACCCTGAGGAGCCAGAGCTGGGCAAGAGTCCACCGAGCGAGGTCCAGAGCCAGGAGCTGGAGGCCCCCGACATAAAACAAGAAGGCACTGAGTAG